From Candidatus Hydrogenedentota bacterium, the proteins below share one genomic window:
- a CDS encoding zinc ABC transporter solute-binding protein, which translates to ADALKKCRPDQAAYFDENLKAFEEEMDRLHEEASQILAPVKGKTFYVFHPAFGYFADSFGLEQRAIESEGKSPGPRRLYAIIEELKNTGARALFEQPQFKAVELNSVAAETGVSVVLLDGLAADYYENMIRMARALAEHLQDEPEL; encoded by the coding sequence TTGCCGATGCCTTAAAGAAATGTCGACCTGATCAGGCTGCTTACTTTGATGAAAATCTTAAAGCCTTTGAAGAGGAAATGGATAGGCTCCACGAGGAAGCATCGCAAATTCTGGCGCCCGTTAAAGGGAAAACCTTTTATGTTTTCCACCCTGCCTTTGGGTACTTTGCGGATTCATTCGGATTGGAACAACGCGCCATTGAAAGCGAAGGAAAAAGCCCGGGCCCGCGCAGGCTCTACGCCATTATTGAAGAACTTAAAAACACAGGCGCCCGCGCCTTATTTGAACAACCTCAATTCAAAGCGGTAGAGTTAAATTCTGTCGCTGCTGAAACAGGGGTAAGCGTTGTTCTCCTAGATGGTTTAGCAGCGGATTATTATGAGAATATGATTCGCATGGCTCGTGCCTTGGCCGAACACCTTCAAGACGAACCCGAACTTTAG